One window from the genome of Bdellovibrio sp. NC01 encodes:
- a CDS encoding Spx/MgsR family RNA polymerase-binding regulatory protein — protein MLKVYEYAKCSTCVKALKFLDAKKVAYKKLPIVDEVPTQKELKEMLAALKERGGSIKNLFNTSGLLYKEFKISEKLPKMTEAEAIKLLSEHGKLIKRPFVLGDDVALVGFKEDEWKKVF, from the coding sequence ATGCTTAAGGTTTACGAATACGCCAAGTGTTCAACTTGCGTAAAAGCACTGAAGTTTTTAGACGCGAAAAAAGTAGCTTACAAAAAACTTCCGATCGTTGATGAAGTGCCGACACAAAAAGAATTAAAAGAGATGCTAGCTGCGCTGAAAGAGCGCGGCGGCAGCATCAAAAATCTTTTTAATACGTCGGGGCTTTTGTACAAAGAATTTAAAATCAGCGAAAAACTTCCGAAGATGACGGAAGCAGAAGCGATTAAACTTTTATCTGAACACGGCAAACTGATTAAGAGGCCTTTCGTCTTGGGTGACGATGTGGCTCTTGTTGGTTTTAAAGAAGATGAGTGGAAAAAAGTTTTCTAG
- a CDS encoding agmatinase family protein, which produces MSEKTEKNAPKFDPTTTISAEFGIFGIPMSEEESKVVLVPVPWEVTTSYGEGASRGPKIIRAASEQIDLFDIEVGKAYEVGYHMRDISEELCNMNDRFKGVAQELIEMKTNLSEDTAKMASLVSQVNLACEEMSQWVYDQCSDVLKKGKLLGLVGGDHSTPLGAIRAVSEKFKGDFGVLHIDAHADLRKAYQGFTQSHASIMYNVMTDAKKPKKLVQVGIRDFCEEEYDFSESREDIKTFYDLELKRRLLKGETWEKVCQDIIKELPQNVYISFDIDGLDPAFCPHTGTPVPGGLSVDQVFFLFREVHASGRKIIAFDLNEVSTGGLSEAEVEWDGNVGARILYKMCGWLVKSNA; this is translated from the coding sequence ATGTCTGAAAAGACAGAGAAAAATGCACCAAAGTTTGACCCGACAACAACCATCTCAGCTGAGTTCGGAATCTTCGGGATTCCCATGTCAGAAGAAGAGTCAAAAGTCGTTCTTGTTCCAGTTCCGTGGGAAGTAACGACGTCTTATGGCGAAGGTGCCTCTCGTGGCCCTAAAATCATCCGCGCTGCCAGCGAACAAATCGACCTGTTCGATATTGAAGTGGGCAAAGCTTATGAAGTGGGCTACCACATGCGCGATATCTCTGAAGAGTTATGTAACATGAACGATCGTTTCAAGGGTGTCGCCCAAGAACTGATCGAGATGAAAACGAACTTGAGCGAAGACACGGCTAAAATGGCGTCCTTGGTTTCTCAAGTAAACCTGGCTTGTGAAGAAATGTCGCAATGGGTTTACGATCAGTGCTCTGATGTTCTTAAAAAGGGCAAGCTCTTGGGCCTTGTCGGTGGTGACCATTCCACTCCACTGGGTGCGATCCGTGCTGTTAGCGAAAAATTCAAAGGCGACTTCGGCGTTTTGCACATCGACGCCCACGCGGATCTTCGCAAAGCCTACCAAGGTTTCACGCAATCGCACGCTTCGATCATGTACAACGTGATGACGGACGCGAAAAAACCTAAAAAGCTTGTGCAAGTTGGTATCCGTGACTTCTGTGAAGAAGAATACGATTTCAGCGAATCACGTGAAGACATCAAAACGTTCTATGACTTGGAATTGAAACGTCGTTTGTTGAAAGGCGAAACTTGGGAAAAAGTTTGCCAAGACATCATCAAAGAACTTCCACAAAACGTTTATATCTCTTTCGATATCGACGGTTTGGATCCAGCATTCTGCCCGCACACGGGAACTCCAGTTCCAGGTGGCTTGAGTGTTGACCAAGTGTTCTTCTTGTTCCGTGAAGTTCATGCTTCAGGTCGTAAGATCATCGCATTTGACTTGAATGAAGTTTCAACAGGTGGCTTGTCTGAAGCTGAAGTTGAATGGGACGGCAACGTAGGCGCCCGCATTCTTTATAAAATGTGCGGCTGGTTGGTAAAATCAAATGCTTAA
- a CDS encoding peptide-binding protein, translating to MKMKGLLALALSSALTVPALAAKPNDKAPIGGNFVYNLGGEPPTVHPITATDQYARYVQNYVCDTLATHDYETYEWTPRLAEKWEISKDNKVFTFHLRKNAVFHDGKPVTAEDVKFSFDAIFEPKYEAAHLRPYYEGLAKVEVIDPLTVKITAKDLYFQNFESAATMTIIPKHVYSDVAKSKKMNRELICAGPYTLNKFDRGQLIQLKKFDKWYGNNDPAFKGMYNFENITMRFYKDDNVVLERAKKGELDYIDLRIESFMKKTDGAPWGKTIIKHKVANDAPKSFGFIGWNFRKDIFKDKDTRIALAHLLNREEMNKKFRYGMSDLANGAVYLKSEYNPGNKAIEFNPKKAQELLAKAGWTDSDKNGVLEKTINGKKTEFRFTLIYPNKDVEKYYTLYREDLKKAGIEMDLKYLEWNSFLKLVDEGNFDAVTMAWGGGSVDPDPKQIWHSSGAVPGGSNFIAYKNPEVDKLIDEARVEPNKPKRVKLLKEVYKKIADDAPYAFLFNDKYDFYANSSKVGMPAETFKFDIGKDYWWMKQP from the coding sequence ATGAAAATGAAGGGACTCCTTGCGCTCGCTTTGAGCTCAGCTTTGACCGTTCCCGCTCTGGCTGCCAAACCAAATGACAAGGCACCAATCGGCGGAAATTTCGTATATAACCTTGGCGGTGAGCCACCAACAGTGCACCCAATCACAGCGACTGATCAATACGCTCGTTATGTTCAGAACTATGTGTGTGACACTCTTGCGACTCATGACTATGAAACTTATGAGTGGACTCCTCGCTTGGCTGAAAAGTGGGAAATCTCTAAGGACAATAAAGTTTTCACATTCCACCTTCGCAAAAACGCAGTTTTCCATGATGGTAAACCTGTCACTGCTGAAGACGTGAAATTCTCTTTCGACGCTATCTTTGAACCAAAGTATGAAGCTGCTCACTTGCGCCCATACTACGAAGGTTTGGCGAAAGTTGAAGTTATCGATCCATTGACTGTGAAAATCACAGCAAAAGATCTTTACTTCCAAAACTTCGAATCTGCTGCAACGATGACGATCATTCCTAAGCACGTTTACTCTGACGTAGCTAAGTCTAAAAAAATGAATCGTGAATTGATCTGCGCGGGTCCATACACATTGAACAAATTCGATCGTGGTCAATTGATCCAATTGAAAAAATTCGACAAATGGTATGGCAACAACGATCCAGCTTTCAAAGGCATGTACAACTTTGAAAACATCACTATGCGTTTCTACAAAGACGACAACGTTGTTCTTGAGCGCGCTAAAAAAGGTGAGTTGGATTACATCGATCTTCGTATCGAATCTTTCATGAAGAAAACTGATGGTGCTCCTTGGGGCAAAACAATCATCAAGCACAAAGTTGCTAACGATGCTCCGAAATCTTTCGGTTTCATCGGTTGGAACTTCCGTAAAGACATCTTCAAAGATAAAGACACTCGTATCGCTCTTGCGCACTTGTTGAACCGTGAAGAGATGAACAAAAAGTTCCGTTACGGTATGTCTGATCTTGCGAACGGTGCAGTTTACTTGAAATCTGAATACAACCCAGGCAACAAAGCGATTGAGTTTAATCCGAAAAAAGCTCAAGAACTTTTGGCTAAAGCTGGTTGGACAGATTCAGACAAGAACGGTGTTCTTGAGAAAACTATCAACGGTAAGAAAACTGAATTCCGCTTCACTTTGATCTACCCAAATAAAGACGTAGAGAAATACTACACTCTTTACCGTGAAGATCTTAAAAAAGCCGGCATCGAAATGGACCTTAAGTATCTTGAATGGAACTCATTCTTGAAACTAGTTGATGAAGGTAACTTCGACGCTGTGACAATGGCTTGGGGTGGCGGTTCTGTAGATCCAGATCCAAAACAAATCTGGCACTCATCTGGCGCAGTTCCAGGTGGTTCGAACTTCATCGCTTACAAAAATCCAGAAGTGGACAAGCTTATTGATGAAGCTCGCGTTGAGCCAAACAAACCTAAACGTGTGAAACTACTAAAAGAAGTTTACAAAAAGATCGCTGACGACGCTCCATACGCGTTCTTGTTCAACGATAAGTACGATTTCTATGCAAATTCTTCAAAAGTAGGTATGCCAGCAGAGACTTTCAAGTTCGATATTGGTAAAGACTACTGGTGGATGAAACAACCGTAA